A genomic region of Alkalispirochaeta americana contains the following coding sequences:
- the rpsK gene encoding 30S ribosomal protein S11, with product MAKIAKKKKEKKSLYEGRVVIQATFNNTIVTISDMNGNVVSWSSAGSLGFRGAKKSTPFAAQTTAETAAQKALQFGLQEVHVFVKGPGIGRESAVRSLGQLGLRVRSIEDITAIPHNGCRPRKSRRV from the coding sequence TTGGCAAAAATTGCAAAGAAAAAGAAAGAGAAAAAATCTCTCTACGAAGGACGTGTGGTTATTCAGGCCACATTCAACAATACCATTGTGACGATCTCCGATATGAACGGAAACGTCGTCTCCTGGAGCAGCGCAGGATCCCTGGGTTTCCGGGGCGCAAAAAAGTCTACTCCCTTCGCGGCACAGACAACGGCAGAAACGGCTGCTCAGAAAGCTCTGCAGTTTGGCTTGCAGGAAGTCCACGTCTTTGTGAAAGGTCCGGGGATCGGTCGGGAATCTGCTGTCCGTTCATTGGGGCAACTCGGTTTGAGAGTGCGCTCCATTGAGGATATCACAGCGATTCCTCACAATGGATGTCGACCGCGAAAAAGCCGACGCGTGTAA
- the rpmJ gene encoding 50S ribosomal protein L36, with product MKVRVSVKPICAGCKIIRRRGVVRVICSNPKHKQRQKG from the coding sequence ATGAAAGTTCGTGTCAGTGTAAAACCAATTTGTGCCGGGTGCAAGATTATCCGACGGCGTGGTGTCGTTCGTGTGATTTGCAGTAATCCAAAGCACAAACAACGGCAGAAGGGGTAA
- the secY gene encoding preprotein translocase subunit SecY, with product MASNPIADIFRIRDLRERVLFTLAMLAIYRLGATIPIPGININALRLYFMTQAGTGVSVTDYLDFFAGGAFSRFSIFMLGIMPYISMSIIMQLMLLVFPALKKISEEEGGRKKIQNYTRYGTVGVALLQSFAVTVYADSIPDAITISRGLYTFVSILSVTSGTLFLMWIGEQINQRGIGNGISLLIFAGIVARMPNAFWILIQSVRSGDLNPVFLLAVMGMFVGVVALVVYEQRGQRKIPVHYAKRVVGRRMYGAQNTYVPFKINPSGVIPVIFASSILTFPLQVAQGFGPEVRWLQRVAFWMRPDGNLYLFIYTVLIVFFAYFYTQVTLNPIEISKNIRENGGSIPGIRSEKMEEYFTRVLNRIILPGAIFLAFIAVIPSLVQRWFNFPMEVAFLMGGTSLLIMVGVDLDLMSQIEGHLRMHHHEGLTKRGRIKSRRSL from the coding sequence ATGGCTTCGAATCCGATCGCTGATATTTTTCGAATTCGGGACCTGCGCGAAAGGGTTCTGTTTACTCTGGCCATGCTCGCGATTTATCGCCTTGGTGCAACGATTCCCATTCCCGGGATCAACATCAACGCGCTTCGCCTGTACTTTATGACCCAGGCTGGAACGGGAGTTTCTGTAACAGACTATCTGGATTTCTTCGCTGGGGGGGCCTTTTCCCGCTTCAGCATCTTCATGCTGGGTATTATGCCGTACATTTCAATGTCGATTATCATGCAGCTGATGCTGCTGGTATTCCCGGCGCTGAAAAAAATATCCGAAGAAGAAGGCGGTCGAAAGAAGATTCAGAACTATACCCGTTACGGGACGGTGGGAGTGGCTCTGCTCCAGTCTTTCGCGGTGACGGTCTACGCTGACAGCATCCCCGATGCGATCACTATCTCCCGGGGGCTCTATACCTTTGTTTCCATCCTGTCGGTCACGTCGGGAACGCTCTTCCTGATGTGGATAGGAGAACAGATCAACCAGCGCGGTATCGGAAACGGTATTTCGCTCCTGATCTTTGCCGGTATCGTTGCGCGCATGCCGAATGCCTTCTGGATTCTGATCCAGAGTGTTCGCAGCGGCGATCTAAACCCGGTTTTTCTCCTGGCGGTTATGGGGATGTTTGTAGGTGTAGTTGCTCTTGTGGTCTATGAACAGCGAGGGCAGCGGAAAATTCCGGTGCACTATGCCAAGAGGGTAGTTGGCCGCAGGATGTACGGGGCACAGAATACGTACGTGCCTTTCAAGATCAACCCCTCGGGGGTTATTCCGGTGATTTTTGCTTCCAGCATTCTCACCTTTCCTCTCCAGGTTGCGCAGGGGTTCGGGCCGGAAGTTCGCTGGCTTCAAAGAGTTGCCTTTTGGATGAGGCCCGACGGGAACCTCTACCTCTTTATATATACCGTCTTGATCGTGTTCTTTGCCTACTTTTACACTCAGGTGACGCTGAACCCGATTGAGATTTCCAAGAATATCCGCGAGAATGGCGGGTCGATACCAGGGATTCGCAGCGAGAAGATGGAAGAGTACTTCACGCGGGTATTGAACAGGATCATCCTCCCCGGAGCGATTTTCCTGGCCTTTATCGCGGTGATTCCCAGTCTGGTTCAGCGGTGGTTCAACTTTCCCATGGAAGTCGCCTTTCTGATGGGAGGAACATCGTTGCTGATCATGGTGGGAGTCGACCTTGATTTGATGTCGCAGATAGAGGGGCATCTCAGGATGCATCATCACGAAGGACTGACCAAGCGCGGTCGGATTAAGTCAAGACGCAGTTTGTAG
- the rpsE gene encoding 30S ribosomal protein S5 — MEKEFAEKLIKLNRVAKVVKGGRRFSFSALVVVGDKNGRVGYGYGKANDVSEAIRKGVDRAKRSMIEIPRQKFSIPHEVNGRFKSAEVLLKPAAPGTGIIAGGPVRAVLEVGGVHDVLSKSMGSQNAINIVKAVFAGLESLMNAREVARNRGKGLKEMWG; from the coding sequence ATGGAAAAAGAGTTTGCCGAGAAGCTCATTAAACTGAATCGTGTGGCGAAGGTAGTGAAGGGCGGTCGTCGTTTTTCCTTCTCCGCCCTGGTTGTGGTTGGCGATAAAAACGGCAGGGTCGGTTACGGTTACGGAAAAGCCAACGATGTTTCGGAGGCGATCCGTAAAGGTGTCGATCGGGCAAAACGCAGTATGATCGAGATCCCGCGGCAGAAGTTCAGCATACCCCATGAGGTAAACGGCCGGTTCAAAAGCGCCGAGGTGCTCTTGAAACCCGCTGCTCCTGGTACGGGGATCATTGCCGGTGGGCCCGTTCGCGCGGTTCTCGAGGTTGGTGGTGTGCACGATGTCTTGAGCAAGTCCATGGGAAGCCAGAACGCGATCAACATCGTAAAGGCTGTCTTTGCCGGTCTGGAAAGTCTCATGAATGCCCGGGAGGTTGCACGAAACCGTGGCAAGGGACTCAAGGAGATGTGGGGTTAA
- the rplE gene encoding 50S ribosomal protein L5, translated as MATHIPAMRKIFNEKITPELQKEFGYTSVMQVPRIEKIVLSMGVGEAIQNKKALENSQNELTLIAGQKAVRTKSKKSIANFKLRDGMEIGTKVTLRSDRMWEFLDRLVNIALPRVKDFRGINPNGFDGNGNYSLGIVEHIIFPEIDYDKIDQITGLNVVVVTTAKTDQEAHALLSKLNLPFRK; from the coding sequence ATGGCAACACATATTCCAGCGATGCGGAAGATTTTCAACGAGAAGATCACCCCGGAGCTTCAAAAAGAGTTTGGCTATACCTCGGTTATGCAGGTGCCCAGAATTGAGAAGATCGTTCTGAGCATGGGCGTAGGCGAAGCGATACAGAACAAGAAGGCCCTGGAAAACTCCCAGAACGAGTTGACCCTGATTGCCGGTCAAAAAGCTGTGCGAACGAAGTCGAAGAAGTCCATTGCGAACTTCAAGCTCCGTGACGGCATGGAGATCGGAACCAAGGTAACGCTTCGCAGTGACCGCATGTGGGAGTTTCTTGATCGTCTTGTGAACATCGCCTTGCCGCGTGTTAAGGACTTTCGGGGGATAAACCCGAACGGCTTCGACGGGAACGGAAACTATTCCCTGGGTATTGTCGAGCATATTATTTTCCCGGAGATCGACTATGACAAGATCGATCAGATCACGGGGTTGAATGTCGTCGTGGTAACTACTGCGAAGACCGATCAGGAAGCGCATGCGCTTCTTTCAAAATTGAACTTGCCATTCCGGAAGTAA
- the rplB gene encoding 50S ribosomal protein L2: MAIKTYKPITPGLRFKTTLKNDGVTEGKAPERSLTKGTSFKAGRDTNGRISVRRKGGRHKRRYREIDFKRDKMNVPAVVKAIEYDPNRSANIALLCYADGEKRYILAPRGLQQGQTVVSGQKVSPDVGNCMALENIPLGTVVHNVELQLGKGGQLARSAGTSATIAAADGDYVTVKLPSGEMRMIFRRCRATVGSVGNEDHMNVTLGKAGRARWLGRRPKVRGVVMNPVDHPHGGGEGRTSGGRHPVSPWGVPTKGYKTRKKRKTSGNFIVKKRK; this comes from the coding sequence ATGGCAATTAAAACCTATAAGCCGATTACGCCCGGCTTGCGGTTCAAGACAACGTTGAAAAATGATGGTGTCACCGAGGGGAAGGCTCCCGAGCGGTCCCTCACGAAGGGAACGTCCTTCAAGGCGGGGCGTGACACCAACGGGCGTATCAGCGTTCGTCGCAAGGGTGGGCGGCATAAACGCCGCTACAGGGAGATCGACTTTAAACGGGACAAAATGAATGTTCCGGCGGTCGTGAAAGCGATTGAGTACGATCCGAATCGAAGTGCGAACATCGCTCTGTTGTGCTACGCCGATGGCGAGAAGCGGTATATTCTTGCTCCTCGTGGTTTGCAGCAAGGTCAGACGGTGGTGAGCGGGCAGAAAGTTTCCCCCGATGTGGGTAACTGCATGGCTCTGGAAAACATCCCTCTGGGAACGGTGGTTCACAACGTTGAGCTGCAATTGGGGAAGGGCGGCCAGTTGGCTCGTTCCGCAGGAACCTCTGCCACAATTGCTGCCGCCGACGGTGACTACGTGACGGTGAAGCTTCCTTCCGGTGAGATGCGAATGATCTTTCGTCGTTGCAGGGCTACGGTTGGTTCTGTCGGAAACGAGGATCATATGAATGTGACCCTCGGAAAAGCGGGGCGGGCGCGTTGGCTTGGTCGCCGACCAAAGGTTCGTGGTGTTGTCATGAACCCGGTTGATCACCCCCATGGTGGTGGTGAGGGCCGAACCAGTGGTGGACGCCATCCGGTGAGTCCCTGGGGTGTGCCCACCAAGGGCTACAAGACGCGGAAGAAGCGGAAGACTTCCGGCAATTTTATCGTGAAGAAGCGTAAGTAG
- the rplX gene encoding 50S ribosomal protein L24 has product MKTKLKKDDTVMVVAGKDKGKTGKILKIDRAKNRVLVEGVNLVKKAQKKRSQEDTGGIIEREASIDISNVMFVEKDGKPSRLGYRAEGDAKVRFSRRTGETI; this is encoded by the coding sequence ATGAAAACGAAGTTGAAGAAAGATGACACGGTGATGGTTGTCGCCGGAAAAGACAAAGGGAAGACCGGGAAGATCCTGAAGATCGACCGGGCAAAGAACCGGGTTCTCGTCGAGGGTGTTAACTTGGTGAAGAAAGCTCAAAAGAAGCGCAGCCAGGAAGACACCGGCGGAATCATTGAGCGCGAGGCTTCCATCGATATTTCGAACGTCATGTTCGTGGAAAAGGATGGGAAACCTTCCCGCTTGGGATATCGCGCTGAAGGTGATGCCAAGGTCCGGTTTTCTCGGCGAACGGGAGAAACGATCTGA
- the rplF gene encoding 50S ribosomal protein L6, with protein sequence MSRIGRLPIDVPKGVTVTVNDMNVTVKGPKGELSQLLRPEVSLDIQENSVVVSRKNDSKKAKGFHGLYRQLVANMVAGVTQGFSRTLLINGVGYRAEVKGNSVLLNLGYSNPIEYVIPEGVTITGEGANKLVIQGIDKQLVGKTASEIRKVRPPEPYKGKGVKYEDEYIRRKVGKSGIK encoded by the coding sequence ATGTCTCGAATAGGACGTTTGCCGATCGATGTGCCAAAGGGCGTGACGGTCACCGTAAACGATATGAACGTAACCGTGAAGGGTCCCAAGGGCGAGCTCAGTCAGCTTCTCCGCCCTGAGGTTTCTCTGGATATCCAGGAAAACTCCGTTGTGGTGAGTCGAAAGAACGACTCAAAAAAAGCCAAGGGTTTTCATGGACTGTATCGTCAGCTTGTTGCCAACATGGTTGCTGGCGTGACGCAGGGATTCAGCCGGACTCTTCTTATCAACGGAGTCGGCTACCGGGCTGAGGTGAAGGGAAATTCCGTCCTTCTTAACCTTGGGTACAGCAATCCCATTGAATATGTGATACCCGAGGGAGTTACCATAACCGGCGAAGGTGCAAACAAGCTGGTTATCCAGGGAATCGATAAGCAGCTTGTGGGTAAAACCGCGTCGGAGATTCGGAAAGTGCGTCCTCCCGAGCCTTACAAGGGCAAGGGTGTGAAGTACGAGGACGAATACATACGGCGTAAAGTCGGAAAGTCCGGTATAAAGTAG
- the rpsQ gene encoding 30S ribosomal protein S17, whose translation MKTEGRKTAQGRVVSNKMDKTIVIRVEGRQVHPLYKKYVSFSKKVKAHDESNEANVGDLVRIVESRPISRDKRWRLVEIVERAR comes from the coding sequence ATCAAGACAGAGGGTAGGAAAACTGCCCAGGGCCGTGTGGTAAGCAATAAGATGGATAAGACGATTGTGATTCGTGTCGAGGGTCGGCAGGTCCATCCCTTGTACAAGAAGTACGTCTCTTTTTCCAAAAAGGTGAAGGCTCATGACGAGTCTAACGAGGCAAATGTGGGGGATCTTGTTCGCATCGTCGAATCTCGCCCCATCAGTCGTGATAAACGGTGGCGCCTTGTAGAAATCGTTGAGCGGGCGCGTTAA
- the rplR gene encoding 50S ribosomal protein L18 → MKRIIEKNRRRVKRKTRIRGRIKGTAERPRLTVFRSNRNLYAQVIDDVLGQTLASVSTVSGEFKTMAPRKEDAEKLGEALGKDLVAKNISEVVFDRNGYLYHGVVKALADGARKAGVKF, encoded by the coding sequence ATGAAGCGAATAATTGAGAAGAACCGCCGCCGGGTCAAGCGAAAGACCCGGATACGAGGGCGCATCAAGGGTACTGCCGAGCGCCCGCGATTGACGGTGTTCCGGTCGAACCGGAATCTGTACGCCCAGGTCATAGACGATGTTTTGGGCCAGACCCTTGCTTCGGTTTCGACGGTTTCGGGAGAGTTCAAGACCATGGCTCCCCGCAAGGAAGATGCTGAGAAGCTGGGAGAGGCTCTGGGCAAAGACCTCGTGGCCAAGAATATTTCCGAGGTTGTCTTTGACAGGAACGGGTACCTGTATCACGGCGTGGTGAAAGCGCTGGCTGATGGGGCCCGTAAAGCGGGCGTCAAGTTTTAG
- the rplP gene encoding 50S ribosomal protein L16 — protein sequence MLSPKRVRFRKRQRRVNRDLRGAATRGNSISFGDYGLVALEGQWLTNRQIEAARIAMTRKIKRGGKVWIRIFPDVPYTKKPAETRMGKGKGNPERWVASVKSGTVLFELAGVGHELAEEAMTLAASKLPIKTRFVARRGVE from the coding sequence ATGCTGAGTCCAAAACGAGTAAGGTTCAGGAAGCGCCAGCGGCGCGTGAACCGTGACCTTCGCGGAGCAGCAACCCGGGGTAACTCGATTTCTTTCGGGGACTACGGGCTGGTTGCGCTCGAAGGGCAATGGCTGACGAACCGGCAGATTGAGGCCGCTCGTATCGCCATGACCAGAAAGATCAAGCGTGGTGGAAAAGTGTGGATACGGATTTTTCCTGATGTGCCCTACACAAAGAAGCCCGCTGAAACCCGGATGGGTAAGGGAAAGGGAAACCCCGAGCGGTGGGTTGCATCGGTAAAGTCCGGAACGGTTTTGTTCGAGCTTGCAGGGGTTGGTCACGAGCTTGCAGAAGAAGCGATGACCCTTGCTGCGAGCAAGCTGCCGATCAAGACGAGATTTGTGGCACGGAGAGGTGTGGAGTAA
- the rpmD gene encoding 50S ribosomal protein L30, which produces MKVRITLVRSPIGRKPAQRRTVEALGLRKIRQSVEKELNAPLQGMIDRVSHLVEVEEVQ; this is translated from the coding sequence ATGAAAGTGCGAATTACGCTCGTTCGAAGTCCCATCGGTCGAAAACCGGCACAGCGTCGGACTGTGGAGGCCTTGGGTCTTCGGAAGATCCGGCAGAGTGTGGAAAAAGAGTTGAACGCGCCCCTCCAGGGCATGATCGACAGAGTTTCCCATCTCGTGGAAGTTGAGGAAGTGCAATGA
- the rpsC gene encoding 30S ribosomal protein S3, whose amino-acid sequence MGQKVNPYGMRLGINKTWRSKWYVDPREYADTLHEDLHLRKVLNNAPETKGADIAEVEIIRHPQRITLVIHTSRPGVIIGTKGSNIEKIGTRLQNIAGKKIQIKIKEIKRPETHAQVVALNIARQLKSRGSFRRTLKMAVNNAMKGGIQGVKVHISGRLGGAEMSRSEQQKAGRVPLHTLRANIDYGFAEALTTFGTIGVKVWMFHGEVLSAETKQDAGAVVRKNRRERSGARSSA is encoded by the coding sequence GTGGGACAGAAAGTCAATCCGTATGGCATGCGCCTTGGGATAAACAAGACCTGGCGCTCTAAGTGGTATGTAGATCCCCGGGAATACGCGGATACGCTCCATGAAGATCTTCATCTGCGGAAGGTTTTGAACAACGCCCCTGAAACAAAGGGAGCTGACATCGCTGAGGTTGAGATCATTCGTCATCCCCAGCGGATAACCCTGGTTATCCATACCTCCCGGCCAGGTGTGATCATCGGGACCAAGGGTTCCAATATCGAGAAAATCGGGACTCGTCTGCAGAACATTGCAGGGAAAAAGATCCAGATCAAGATCAAGGAGATCAAGCGGCCTGAGACTCATGCCCAGGTTGTGGCGCTGAATATTGCCAGGCAGCTCAAATCTCGCGGATCATTCCGGCGGACGCTGAAGATGGCGGTAAACAACGCCATGAAAGGCGGTATCCAGGGAGTGAAGGTTCATATTTCCGGTCGCCTGGGAGGCGCGGAGATGTCCCGAAGCGAGCAGCAGAAAGCAGGACGGGTGCCGCTCCATACCTTGCGGGCCAACATTGACTACGGCTTCGCCGAGGCACTGACCACCTTCGGGACGATCGGTGTGAAGGTCTGGATGTTTCACGGCGAAGTTCTTTCTGCTGAGACCAAGCAGGACGCCGGCGCAGTTGTTCGAAAGAACCGGCGCGAGCGAAGCGGCGCGAGGAGTAGTGCATAA
- the rpsH gene encoding 30S ribosomal protein S8, with translation MSVSDPVADMLTKIRNASMARFEKVDVTPSKLKLEIIKILKNEGYIKNFKRVAQDDRDTIRVFLKYDDKQQPIIHGIKKISTPGRRVYTGYKKMPRILNGYGTLIVSTSTGVTTGRKAAEKCVGGELICSIW, from the coding sequence ATGAGTGTTTCTGATCCCGTAGCCGACATGCTTACCAAAATTCGGAACGCCAGTATGGCGCGGTTCGAGAAGGTGGATGTTACCCCTTCCAAACTGAAACTTGAGATCATCAAGATTCTGAAAAACGAAGGCTACATTAAAAACTTTAAGCGGGTGGCTCAGGATGATCGCGATACGATTCGCGTCTTTCTGAAGTATGACGACAAGCAGCAGCCGATCATTCACGGCATCAAGAAGATCTCGACTCCCGGACGACGGGTGTATACGGGGTACAAGAAGATGCCGCGGATACTGAATGGCTATGGAACATTGATCGTTTCAACCTCTACCGGTGTTACCACCGGGCGCAAGGCTGCTGAAAAGTGTGTCGGCGGCGAGCTGATCTGCTCGATTTGGTAA
- the rplV gene encoding 50S ribosomal protein L22, which translates to MGYKAVAKYVRISPFKARVVADLVRRKPYPEAIAILNNLPNKGAGLIRKVIQSAAANALSNNRSMDEGMLYVSELYIDEGPRLKRLWVRGRGRADMLLKRMSHITAVVDRIDQVGE; encoded by the coding sequence ATGGGATACAAGGCAGTAGCCAAGTACGTTCGGATATCACCTTTTAAGGCACGGGTTGTTGCTGATCTCGTGCGTAGAAAGCCGTATCCGGAGGCAATCGCGATTTTGAATAACCTCCCGAACAAAGGGGCTGGTCTTATTCGTAAAGTTATTCAGTCGGCAGCAGCGAATGCGCTGAGTAACAATCGCAGTATGGATGAGGGAATGTTGTACGTCAGTGAGTTGTACATTGACGAAGGGCCCCGCTTGAAGCGTCTCTGGGTTCGCGGACGCGGACGGGCGGATATGTTGCTCAAGCGGATGAGTCACATCACGGCAGTTGTAGACCGCATAGACCAGGTGGGGGAGTAA
- the rplO gene encoding 50S ribosomal protein L15 codes for MNMIRVPAGAVRNRKRLGRGIGSGLGKTSGKGHNGQNARSGGGVRPGFEGGQMPLYRRIARRGFSNYRFKVEYHPINLDVLCQSFESGAVVSLEVLKERRMVGKNVKFVKILARGECSHPLTVQGLAISAGAKAKIEAAGGSVVEAVRDTGSEG; via the coding sequence ATGAATATGATTCGAGTGCCTGCAGGTGCAGTGCGTAACCGGAAGCGCCTTGGTCGGGGAATAGGATCCGGCCTGGGAAAGACTTCCGGAAAAGGGCATAACGGACAGAACGCCCGTTCCGGAGGCGGCGTGCGGCCCGGTTTTGAGGGTGGTCAGATGCCGCTCTACCGGCGGATTGCTCGCCGGGGATTTTCCAACTACCGCTTCAAGGTCGAGTATCATCCGATCAATCTGGATGTGCTTTGCCAGTCTTTCGAATCGGGAGCAGTCGTCTCGCTGGAAGTCCTGAAAGAGCGGCGAATGGTGGGGAAGAACGTGAAGTTCGTCAAGATCCTTGCCCGGGGAGAGTGCTCACACCCTCTCACTGTTCAGGGGTTGGCCATCTCTGCCGGGGCAAAGGCAAAGATTGAGGCGGCGGGTGGTTCCGTTGTCGAAGCGGTGCGTGATACCGGCTCGGAAGGGTAA
- the rpmC gene encoding 50S ribosomal protein L29 has protein sequence MRNSFHDLTFEELVAKREELRRKYLDVRMGHVVGHVENPLEKRTLRRQVARLNTLIYNHPDVQVNEGE, from the coding sequence ATGCGTAATTCCTTTCACGATCTGACGTTTGAGGAGCTTGTTGCCAAGCGGGAAGAACTCCGTCGCAAATATCTCGACGTGCGGATGGGCCACGTGGTGGGACATGTGGAGAATCCGTTGGAAAAGCGAACGTTGCGGCGGCAGGTGGCCCGATTGAATACGCTGATCTACAACCACCCTGACGTGCAAGTTAACGAGGGAGAGTAG
- the rpsS gene encoding 30S ribosomal protein S19 → MSRSIKKGPFIEKSLYRRVLDMNKADQKKMIKTYSRTSTIIPEMVGLTISVYNGKAWVPVYVTENLVGHKLGEFSPTRLFRGHAGSDKKAGRR, encoded by the coding sequence GTGTCGCGTTCAATAAAAAAGGGACCGTTTATAGAAAAGAGTCTCTACCGTCGGGTGCTGGACATGAACAAGGCTGATCAGAAAAAAATGATCAAGACCTATTCGCGGACGTCCACGATTATCCCCGAGATGGTGGGGCTTACCATATCTGTGTACAACGGCAAGGCGTGGGTGCCGGTTTATGTGACGGAAAATCTTGTAGGGCATAAGCTCGGGGAGTTTTCTCCCACTCGATTGTTCCGGGGGCATGCCGGATCCGATAAGAAAGCCGGAAGACGGTAG
- a CDS encoding 50S ribosomal protein L23, translating into MNPEQIILEPILTEKTNGMREEGVYAFRVDQRANKVQVKGAVSTLFNVHAQECRIINVKGKPKRTRSAKGRTSSWKKAVVTLAKGERISIFEGA; encoded by the coding sequence ATGAATCCGGAACAGATTATTTTAGAGCCTATTCTCACGGAGAAGACCAACGGGATGCGCGAGGAGGGTGTGTATGCCTTTCGTGTTGACCAGCGGGCAAACAAGGTTCAGGTGAAGGGGGCTGTTTCGACGTTGTTTAATGTGCACGCTCAGGAGTGCCGGATTATCAACGTGAAGGGGAAGCCCAAGCGCACCAGGTCCGCCAAGGGACGAACGTCGTCCTGGAAAAAGGCGGTGGTAACTCTTGCAAAGGGTGAGCGCATCTCAATTTTTGAAGGTGCTTAA
- the rplN gene encoding 50S ribosomal protein L14, translating into MIQMQTFLNVADNSGAKTVQCIKILGGSKRKYASVGDIIVVAVKDALPNAPIKKGSVEQAVIVRTSKEIRRKDGTYIRFDDNACVIIDKVQNPKGKRIFGPVARELRDANHMKIVSLAPEVL; encoded by the coding sequence ATGATTCAGATGCAAACATTTTTGAACGTGGCCGACAACAGCGGTGCAAAAACCGTCCAGTGTATAAAAATACTTGGGGGAAGCAAACGGAAGTACGCTTCGGTCGGCGACATTATTGTGGTGGCTGTGAAGGATGCTTTGCCGAACGCACCGATCAAGAAAGGCTCTGTCGAGCAGGCTGTTATTGTCCGGACGTCGAAGGAGATTCGACGAAAAGACGGGACGTATATTCGTTTTGATGACAATGCCTGCGTGATCATCGACAAGGTCCAGAATCCCAAGGGAAAGAGAATCTTCGGTCCCGTGGCGCGGGAATTGCGCGACGCGAACCACATGAAGATAGTCTCGCTTGCTCCCGAGGTTTTGTAG
- a CDS encoding type Z 30S ribosomal protein S14, translating into MAKKSQIIRAQRKPKYSTRRVNRCRICGRPRGYLRKFEMCRVCFRKLASEGLIPGVTKSSW; encoded by the coding sequence ATGGCTAAGAAGTCACAGATAATTAGGGCGCAGCGAAAACCGAAATATTCGACACGGCGTGTAAACAGGTGTCGTATATGCGGAAGGCCTCGCGGCTATCTTCGCAAGTTTGAAATGTGCCGTGTGTGTTTCCGGAAGTTGGCAAGCGAAGGGTTAATCCCCGGTGTTACCAAGTCGAGCTGGTAG
- the rpsM gene encoding 30S ribosomal protein S13: protein MARIAGIDLPNKHVDVALTYIYGIGRSSAINICKTASIDAERRINDLSAEELNTLRQIIENDYTVEGRLRTLVSLNIKRLMDIGSYRGLRHRKGLPVRGQRTRTNARTRKGKRKTVAGKKK from the coding sequence ATGGCTCGTATAGCAGGAATCGATCTTCCCAACAAGCACGTCGACGTTGCGTTGACGTATATATACGGGATCGGCCGTTCCTCGGCAATTAATATTTGCAAGACGGCAAGTATTGATGCCGAGCGGCGAATCAACGATCTCTCGGCGGAAGAGTTGAATACGCTTCGGCAAATTATAGAGAACGATTATACCGTAGAGGGACGTTTACGTACTCTGGTCTCGCTCAATATTAAACGGCTTATGGACATCGGATCCTACCGGGGACTTCGTCACCGGAAAGGGTTGCCTGTCCGGGGGCAGCGGACGCGCACAAACGCCCGTACCCGCAAGGGTAAGCGGAAGACCGTTGCTGGTAAGAAGAAATAG